A single window of [Clostridium] hylemonae DSM 15053 DNA harbors:
- the nth gene encoding endonuclease III yields MKKRTKEILEILDEQYGTDFICYLNHDSPWQLLIATMLSAQCTDARVNIVTEGLFKKYTSVEAFAQADLKELEQDIKPTGFYHTKARNIIACMKEIRDRFGGEVPRELEELVSLAGVGRKTANVIRGNIYHEPSVVVDTHVKRISNRLGLTENNDPEKIEQDLMKELPRDHWILYNIQIITFGRSVCTARKPKCRDCFLQKYCKEYKI; encoded by the coding sequence ATGAAGAAAAGGACAAAGGAGATATTGGAGATACTGGACGAGCAGTATGGGACTGATTTTATATGTTATCTCAATCATGACTCTCCGTGGCAGCTTTTGATCGCCACTATGCTGAGCGCACAGTGCACGGATGCCCGTGTCAATATCGTGACGGAGGGGCTGTTTAAAAAGTACACTTCCGTGGAGGCGTTTGCGCAGGCAGACCTTAAGGAGCTGGAGCAGGATATAAAGCCTACGGGGTTCTACCATACGAAGGCCCGGAATATTATTGCATGTATGAAAGAGATACGGGACAGATTCGGCGGTGAAGTGCCGCGGGAGCTGGAAGAACTCGTCTCTCTTGCCGGAGTCGGCAGAAAAACAGCCAATGTCATCCGGGGGAATATTTACCATGAACCGAGCGTAGTCGTGGACACCCATGTAAAACGGATCTCAAACCGGCTCGGTCTGACAGAGAATAATGATCCTGAGAAGATAGAGCAGGACCTTATGAAGGAACTGCCGAGAGACCATTGGATACTTTACAATATACAGATCATAACGTTTGGCAGGTCGGTATGCACGGCCAGAAAGCCGAAATGCCGGGACTGTTTCTTGCAAAAATACTGTAAAGAGTATAAAATATAA
- a CDS encoding B12-binding domain-containing radical SAM protein, whose amino-acid sequence MKILLTAINAKYIHSNLAVHSLKAYAQSYCVPREGSLPLSTDTAEYTINQQPDELLMDLYRRKPDVICFSCYIWNIAFVEELVTELKKVLPQTHIWLGGPEVSYDAVKVLERLPGVCGVMKGEGEETFAQLCRIYCGAGAQGVPDSLSSVKGITYRDSGGGIAENPWRDVLDLSAVPFVYKDMELFRHKIVYYESSRGCPFSCSYCLSSVDKRLRFRDTALVKQELQFFIDARVPQVKFVDRTFNCNHRHAMEIWTYISEHDNGITNFHFEIAADLLNEEELDLFGKMRPGLIQLEIGIQSTNPCTVKEIRRTMDFEKAAHTVRRIRDNGNIHQHLDLIAGLPYEDMESFKRSFDDVYALRPDQLQLGFLKVLKGSYMEQQKEAYGLVHKSSPCYEVLRTKWLSYGDVLRLKGIEEMVEVYYNSGQYTRTLERLIEEFDSPFDMFDRLRKFYEEKDHMNVQHRRSARYEILLSFISSCCEEKTEYYRELLVFDYYLRENAKTRPEFAGDHMLTKEQLREFYEKEEKERKYLEGYEASDRNQLRRMTHLERFTCLGKTVLFDYMQRNPLNQEARTCMIDM is encoded by the coding sequence ATGAAAATATTACTGACGGCAATTAACGCAAAGTATATACATTCTAATCTGGCTGTGCATAGCCTGAAAGCATATGCACAGTCTTATTGCGTACCGCGGGAAGGAAGCCTTCCGCTTTCGACGGACACCGCGGAATATACGATCAACCAGCAGCCGGACGAACTGCTTATGGACTTGTACAGAAGAAAGCCGGATGTCATCTGCTTTTCCTGCTATATATGGAACATAGCGTTCGTGGAGGAATTGGTCACGGAACTGAAGAAGGTACTTCCGCAGACGCATATCTGGCTTGGAGGACCGGAAGTGTCTTACGACGCGGTAAAGGTGCTGGAGAGGCTTCCGGGAGTGTGCGGGGTCATGAAAGGCGAGGGTGAGGAGACATTCGCGCAGCTCTGCCGTATCTACTGCGGCGCAGGGGCGCAGGGCGTGCCGGACAGTTTGTCTTCAGTGAAAGGGATCACATACAGAGACAGCGGCGGAGGAATTGCAGAGAATCCGTGGCGGGATGTGCTTGACTTGAGCGCTGTACCGTTTGTATACAAGGACATGGAACTGTTCCGGCATAAGATCGTGTATTATGAGTCGAGCAGAGGATGCCCGTTCTCGTGCAGCTATTGTCTGTCATCGGTAGACAAGAGGCTGAGATTCCGGGACACGGCTCTTGTGAAGCAGGAACTTCAGTTTTTTATAGATGCGCGCGTGCCGCAGGTGAAATTTGTGGACAGGACATTTAACTGCAACCACAGACATGCCATGGAGATATGGACGTACATTTCAGAGCATGACAATGGGATCACAAATTTTCATTTTGAGATCGCCGCCGACCTGCTGAACGAGGAAGAGCTTGACCTGTTCGGGAAGATGCGGCCCGGGCTTATACAGCTGGAGATAGGAATCCAGTCCACGAACCCGTGCACGGTAAAGGAGATCAGGCGGACGATGGACTTTGAGAAGGCGGCGCATACCGTCCGGCGCATCCGGGATAACGGCAATATCCATCAGCACCTTGATCTGATCGCCGGGCTTCCTTATGAAGATATGGAAAGTTTTAAACGGTCGTTCGATGATGTATATGCCCTGCGTCCGGATCAGCTTCAGCTCGGCTTTCTCAAAGTATTGAAAGGTTCTTATATGGAACAGCAAAAGGAGGCTTACGGACTCGTGCATAAGAGTTCGCCCTGTTACGAAGTCCTGCGTACGAAATGGCTTTCTTACGGAGACGTTCTGCGCCTGAAAGGAATCGAGGAGATGGTGGAGGTCTACTATAACAGCGGACAGTACACAAGGACACTTGAAAGGCTTATAGAGGAGTTTGATTCCCCGTTTGATATGTTTGACCGCCTGCGGAAATTTTACGAAGAAAAGGATCACATGAATGTACAGCACAGACGAAGCGCCCGCTATGAGATCCTTCTTTCCTTTATCAGCTCCTGCTGTGAGGAAAAGACGGAGTATTACCGGGAACTGCTTGTTTTTGATTATTATCTGAGGGAAAACGCGAAGACAAGGCCAGAGTTTGCGGGTGATCACATGCTTACAAAAGAACAGCTAAGGGAATTCTATGAAAAAGAGGAGAAGGAGCGTAAATATCTGGAAGGTTATGAAGCGTCTGACAGGAACCAGCTGCGCAGGATGACACATCTGGAAAGATTTACATGCCTTGGAAAGACGGTATTATTCGATTATATGCAAAGAAATCCATTGAACCAGGAGGCGAGAACATGTATGATAGATATGTGA
- a CDS encoding SGNH/GDSL hydrolase family protein has product MLRLRDIFTKITVSVMITVFVSVCCEGEVRAAQPQKLWYLAVGDSIANGYSCDDKEISPYPELVRRQYARKKGIPVELTNIAKNGLSTARFNASKLGEQDVSECIRTADIITVTIGANDLIDAFKTACQDVLGREERFWNMSDAVEMLHAEMKAHPMLVLKAVAVIADWDYDAFEENYCTMMDGITGEAKPSVRMVVTDIYNPTAGLGMPGTLDMVVDSIIGKMNSIIRDHAAEYGYRVVGLEEAGISSHIQKDGLHPTEDGQQLIADAVLRELELMEQDPEGTPEPGTSGGRGVHAGLWDIMALSGMAVTGILLIILGVWKGKRREKEDENITDGN; this is encoded by the coding sequence ATGTTACGGCTGAGAGATATATTCACAAAGATCACGGTCTCTGTTATGATAACTGTATTTGTATCCGTCTGCTGCGAAGGAGAGGTCCGCGCGGCGCAGCCGCAGAAACTATGGTATCTGGCGGTCGGAGACAGTATCGCCAACGGATATTCGTGCGATGACAAAGAGATCTCCCCATATCCGGAGCTTGTCAGGAGACAATATGCGCGGAAGAAGGGTATACCGGTAGAATTGACAAATATTGCAAAAAACGGGTTAAGTACGGCGCGGTTCAACGCGTCAAAGCTCGGGGAGCAGGATGTGTCAGAGTGCATAAGGACCGCGGATATCATCACAGTTACGATAGGGGCCAATGACTTGATCGACGCGTTTAAGACAGCTTGTCAGGATGTGCTCGGCAGAGAAGAGCGTTTCTGGAATATGAGCGATGCGGTGGAAATGCTGCATGCAGAGATGAAGGCGCACCCCATGCTCGTGCTCAAGGCGGTCGCAGTGATCGCGGACTGGGATTATGACGCGTTTGAAGAAAATTACTGTACGATGATGGATGGAATCACCGGGGAAGCGAAGCCGTCGGTCAGGATGGTCGTCACAGATATCTATAACCCGACGGCCGGCCTCGGGATGCCGGGCACACTTGACATGGTGGTGGACAGTATTATCGGAAAAATGAACAGTATCATAAGAGATCACGCCGCAGAATATGGGTACCGCGTTGTCGGCCTGGAGGAAGCGGGGATCAGCAGTCATATACAAAAGGACGGGCTGCATCCGACAGAGGATGGACAGCAGCTTATCGCAGACGCGGTGCTCAGAGAGCTGGAACTTATGGAACAAGATCCGGAAGGGACACCGGAACCGGGAACTTCCGGCGGGCGCGGCGTCCATGCCGGGCTGTGGGACATTATGGCCCTGTCCGGCATGGCCGTTACAGGCATCCTTCTTATCATACTGGGAGTCTGGAAAGGAAAAAGGCGGGAAAAAGAAGATGAAAATATTACTGACGGCAATTAA
- the tadA gene encoding tRNA adenosine(34) deaminase TadA, which produces MNSVDEKFMKEAIKQAGKAYALNETPIGCVIVYEGRIIGRGYNRRNTDKNTLAHAEITAIRKASRKMGDWRLEGCTLYVTLEPCPMCAGAIVQSRMDRVVVGCMNPKAGCAGSVLNVLQTEGFNHQTELTTGVCGGECSSMMKSFFRELREAKKKKKNL; this is translated from the coding sequence GTGAACAGCGTAGATGAAAAGTTTATGAAAGAGGCGATAAAGCAGGCGGGAAAGGCATATGCTCTGAATGAGACGCCTATCGGCTGTGTTATAGTATATGAAGGCAGGATCATCGGACGCGGATACAACCGGAGGAATACAGATAAGAATACGCTGGCCCACGCGGAGATCACTGCGATAAGAAAGGCGAGCAGGAAGATGGGGGACTGGAGACTGGAAGGGTGCACGCTGTACGTGACGCTGGAGCCGTGCCCCATGTGTGCCGGAGCGATCGTCCAGTCCAGGATGGACAGGGTCGTAGTTGGCTGCATGAACCCAAAAGCCGGCTGCGCGGGCTCTGTCCTGAATGTACTGCAGACGGAGGGCTTCAATCATCAGACGGAACTGACGACAGGCGTGTGCGGGGGAGAATGCAGCTCCATGATGAAGTCATTTTTTAGAGAGCTCAGAGAAGCGAAGAAGAAAAAAAAGAATCTGTAG
- a CDS encoding DUF6128 domain-containing protein, with amino-acid sequence MLKRFIRYLYEYENGRRMRNVGFVKVDQSDGECIVHIHGKGLRLEGEKELTIYLFYEKEKECIGLPQGTVENVNPAVNYQLRYTKEDVGEPGNYDRIEGIIMENSSHRKYAAVWDDMPVNVNEMRLWTPADLTEGSGEEERVEERPETEEPAEGRMSEPAPQREEAEEEMPAGNEAEEESENFPPEEEIPAEMEASEEEENAEYAGAEESECEESETEEESVRTEQVETVEEAEIEEAECRSRTACGPCRQAQPVRPKPVCREQEKKCTKIQRQDIVNLPRCEWRLSNNSFLLHGYYNYHHLVLIEEDGNMWLGVPGIYHPKEAKAAEAFGFPQFIKAEKIDVDLEEEERNDGEDFGYWCRHIRR; translated from the coding sequence ATGTTGAAACGTTTTATACGCTATCTGTATGAATACGAGAATGGAAGAAGAATGCGGAACGTTGGTTTCGTGAAAGTGGACCAAAGCGACGGCGAATGCATCGTACATATACACGGAAAAGGTCTCCGGCTTGAAGGAGAGAAGGAGCTGACCATATATCTCTTTTACGAAAAAGAGAAGGAATGTATCGGGCTGCCGCAGGGGACGGTGGAAAATGTGAACCCTGCGGTGAACTACCAGCTGAGATATACGAAGGAAGATGTAGGGGAGCCGGGCAATTATGACCGGATCGAGGGGATCATAATGGAAAACAGCTCTCACCGGAAGTATGCGGCGGTGTGGGACGACATGCCTGTAAATGTAAATGAGATGCGCCTCTGGACGCCTGCGGATCTGACGGAGGGAAGCGGGGAGGAAGAGCGCGTGGAAGAACGCCCGGAGACAGAGGAACCGGCAGAGGGGCGGATGTCTGAACCTGCGCCACAGCGGGAAGAGGCGGAAGAAGAAATGCCCGCAGGGAATGAGGCGGAAGAAGAGAGTGAAAACTTTCCCCCGGAGGAAGAGATCCCTGCAGAGATGGAAGCCTCTGAAGAGGAAGAAAACGCAGAATACGCCGGTGCTGAGGAATCAGAGTGTGAAGAATCAGAGACTGAGGAAGAATCCGTCAGAACTGAACAGGTGGAGACAGTGGAAGAGGCGGAGATAGAAGAAGCAGAGTGCCGAAGCCGGACGGCGTGCGGTCCGTGCAGGCAGGCGCAGCCTGTCAGGCCAAAGCCGGTCTGCCGGGAGCAGGAAAAAAAATGTACAAAGATCCAGCGACAGGATATAGTGAATCTGCCCCGCTGTGAATGGAGACTGTCCAATAACAGCTTTCTCCTGCACGGATATTACAACTATCACCACCTTGTTCTCATAGAAGAGGACGGAAACATGTGGCTCGGCGTGCCGGGCATATATCATCCGAAAGAGGCGAAAGCTGCGGAAGCTTTCGGTTTTCCGCAGTTTATAAAAGCAGAAAAAATAGACGTGGATCTGGAAGAAGAGGAAAGAAATGACGGGGAGGACTTTGGTTACTGGTGCCGTCATATAAGACGATAG
- a CDS encoding deoxyguanosinetriphosphate triphosphohydrolase produces MNWEQLLSTKRSRGASNKNKYTKSTDLRSEFEKDYHRIIGSASFRRLQDKTQVFPLDKSDFIRTRLTHSLEVSSLAKSLGQNIGENILVYRKDSGFTPGMKEDICSILQCAGLIHDIGNPPFGHFGETAIREWFERNLPVLSYHGQPVDKVLTPQMRQDFYNFEGNAQALRLVTKLHFLVDEQGMNLTYALLNTIVKYPVSSVGIDKQSGNIKDKKMGYYFADEDIFEEIAAQTGTNGLRHPLTFILEAADDIAYKTADIEDAFIKGFITYYSLLEELKELQEQYAGGARSAFRPAEKLEDLYRRGKEKHVNDPEEYAIKNWIVRVQGFLISCATYGFTSHYEAIMEGTYAYDLFHQTFAEKLMDLLGDMAFRKVFTSETIYRMEVAEAAMIDFLMDKFVTAVIHYDDPGEKLSSIDLRMVSFISSNYKNAYHYHAEGKPDIERLYLRLLLVTDYICGMTDSYAKRLYQELKAII; encoded by the coding sequence GTGAACTGGGAACAATTGCTGTCAACGAAGAGAAGCCGCGGAGCTTCCAATAAAAATAAATATACGAAGTCTACGGACTTGAGAAGTGAGTTTGAGAAGGATTACCACCGTATTATCGGGAGCGCTTCGTTTCGGAGGCTGCAGGATAAGACACAGGTATTTCCGCTGGATAAAAGTGATTTTATCCGTACCCGGCTCACGCATTCACTCGAAGTGTCATCTCTTGCAAAATCGCTTGGACAGAACATTGGGGAGAATATTCTCGTATACAGGAAAGACTCGGGGTTTACGCCCGGGATGAAAGAAGATATCTGCAGCATTCTCCAGTGCGCGGGACTGATCCATGACATTGGCAACCCTCCCTTCGGCCACTTTGGAGAGACGGCGATACGGGAGTGGTTTGAGCGGAATCTGCCGGTGCTTTCCTATCACGGGCAGCCGGTGGATAAGGTACTGACGCCGCAGATGCGGCAGGATTTCTACAACTTTGAAGGGAATGCCCAGGCGCTTCGTCTTGTGACGAAGCTGCATTTTCTTGTGGATGAACAGGGGATGAACCTGACATACGCGCTTCTCAACACCATTGTGAAATATCCGGTCTCCTCTGTCGGCATCGATAAACAGTCCGGAAATATCAAGGACAAGAAGATGGGATATTATTTTGCCGATGAAGATATATTTGAGGAGATAGCGGCACAGACCGGAACGAACGGGCTGAGACATCCGCTCACGTTCATTTTGGAGGCGGCGGATGATATTGCGTACAAAACCGCGGACATTGAGGATGCGTTTATCAAAGGATTTATCACATACTACAGTCTTCTGGAGGAATTAAAAGAACTGCAGGAGCAGTACGCAGGAGGGGCCCGGTCTGCTTTCCGTCCGGCTGAAAAACTGGAAGATCTGTACCGCAGGGGAAAAGAAAAGCATGTGAATGACCCGGAAGAATATGCGATCAAAAACTGGATCGTGCGTGTACAGGGCTTTCTTATCAGCTGCGCAACTTACGGTTTTACTTCCCATTATGAGGCGATCATGGAAGGTACGTATGCATATGACCTGTTCCATCAGACATTTGCGGAAAAGCTCATGGACCTTCTGGGCGATATGGCATTCAGAAAGGTGTTTACTTCCGAGACGATCTACAGGATGGAAGTGGCGGAGGCAGCCATGATCGATTTTCTTATGGACAAGTTCGTGACGGCTGTCATTCATTACGATGACCCGGGAGAGAAACTCAGCTCCATAGACCTGCGTATGGTATCATTCATCTCGAGCAATTATAAGAACGCGTACCACTATCATGCAGAGGGGAAGCCGGATATCGAGAGGCTGTATCTTCGCCTGCTGCTTGTGACAGATTATATATGCGGCATGACGGACAGCTATGCCAAGAGACTTTATCAGGAACTGAAAGCGATTATTTAA
- a CDS encoding glycoside hydrolase family 2 protein encodes MKQLKTRWADKLEKDHVLKEYPRPSLRRKSYVNLNGIWNYAFSDSRKRPDTFEGEILVPFSPEAVLSGVGRQLRPGEYLWYGRKLPDEVKKEQGKRWILHIGAADQCAAVMVNGRPAVRHVGGYIPFSADVTDLLGAAENELTVRIQDHSDRVFLARGKQKLERGGMFYTAQSGIWQTVWMEQVPDDHIYGIKITPRYDEGEVEVLVRSRRERGVVFTVCSGETQAAGAEGCTNRPVRIPLKEIHRWSPEDPFLYRLRIRMGEDEAESYFAMRKISAERDQRGIPRLFLNNRPYFQKGVLDQGYWPDGLYTAPSDEAMIFDIMEMKRLGFNMLRKHMKIEPERWYYHCDRLGMLVWQDMVCGGAPYRHWYVTYAATAMELFHIRPSDRYYRLLGRRDVKSRARFMQEMKETVRALYNHPSIVVWVIFNEGWGQFDANAVTEAARREDASRLLDSASGWFDQGGGDFWSIHNYFFPLKVRPEKRVAALTEFGGYCLKVKGHSMCPGMYGYRIYGSRKELGRGYASLMGREVAAQIDRGLSASVYTQLSDVEEEVNGIYTYDREVLKIDENIIKKCNEKLVIKE; translated from the coding sequence ATGAAACAGCTGAAGACAAGATGGGCGGATAAATTAGAGAAAGATCATGTGCTGAAAGAGTATCCAAGGCCGTCTCTGAGAAGAAAAAGTTATGTGAATCTGAACGGGATATGGAACTATGCTTTTTCTGACAGCAGAAAAAGGCCGGATACTTTTGAAGGGGAGATACTTGTCCCCTTTTCACCTGAGGCTGTGCTTTCCGGCGTGGGGCGCCAGCTGAGACCGGGGGAATATCTGTGGTACGGCAGGAAGCTGCCGGATGAGGTGAAGAAAGAGCAGGGCAAAAGGTGGATCCTGCACATCGGCGCTGCGGATCAGTGTGCGGCGGTCATGGTCAACGGAAGGCCGGCAGTCAGACATGTGGGCGGATATATACCGTTTTCCGCGGATGTGACAGATCTGCTTGGCGCCGCGGAGAATGAGCTCACCGTGCGGATACAGGATCACAGCGACCGCGTCTTTCTGGCAAGGGGAAAACAGAAGCTGGAGCGGGGCGGCATGTTTTATACGGCACAGAGCGGCATCTGGCAGACGGTGTGGATGGAGCAGGTGCCGGACGATCACATATACGGGATAAAGATCACGCCGCGCTACGACGAGGGTGAGGTGGAAGTCCTTGTCCGCTCCCGCAGGGAGAGAGGGGTTGTTTTCACTGTCTGTTCCGGGGAGACGCAGGCCGCCGGGGCAGAAGGATGCACGAACCGCCCGGTGCGTATCCCGCTAAAGGAGATACACAGATGGAGTCCCGAGGATCCGTTTCTGTACCGGCTTCGCATCCGTATGGGGGAGGATGAAGCGGAAAGTTATTTTGCCATGCGTAAAATATCGGCAGAGAGAGACCAGAGGGGGATCCCCCGCCTGTTTTTAAATAACCGCCCTTATTTCCAGAAGGGAGTGCTGGACCAGGGCTATTGGCCGGACGGTCTTTACACGGCCCCGTCCGATGAAGCTATGATATTTGACATCATGGAGATGAAGCGGCTCGGATTTAACATGCTGCGAAAGCATATGAAGATAGAACCTGAAAGGTGGTACTACCACTGCGACCGTCTTGGCATGCTCGTATGGCAGGATATGGTGTGCGGGGGAGCGCCTTACAGACACTGGTACGTCACTTATGCGGCCACTGCCATGGAGCTTTTTCATATAAGGCCGTCGGACCGGTATTACCGCCTGCTCGGAAGGCGGGATGTAAAGAGCAGGGCAAGGTTCATGCAGGAGATGAAGGAGACGGTCCGGGCGCTTTACAATCATCCGTCCATCGTCGTCTGGGTCATTTTTAACGAGGGGTGGGGACAGTTTGACGCCAACGCGGTTACGGAGGCTGCCCGCAGGGAGGATGCCTCCCGGCTTCTGGATTCCGCCAGCGGATGGTTTGATCAGGGAGGCGGTGATTTTTGGAGCATACATAATTATTTCTTCCCTCTGAAAGTGCGTCCCGAAAAGAGAGTGGCCGCCCTTACAGAATTTGGCGGATACTGCCTGAAAGTGAAAGGGCACAGTATGTGTCCGGGGATGTACGGGTACCGCATCTATGGCAGCAGGAAAGAACTGGGCAGGGGGTACGCCTCGCTTATGGGCCGGGAAGTGGCCGCGCAGATAGACCGGGGACTGTCGGCGTCTGTGTACACACAGCTTTCAGACGTAGAGGAGGAAGTAAACGGAATCTATACGTATGACAGGGAAGTGCTCAAAATAGATGAGAATATCATAAAAAAATGTAATGAAAAGCTGGTCATAAAAGAATGA
- a CDS encoding 4'-phosphopantetheinyl transferase family protein gives MIRTYLADITPLLERDTYEQCCGLVPDWRRRKAQRMRFAEGRAQSIGAWLLLEAARKETGAGGSHVYNLSHSGSYVMCALSDTAEAVRAGCDIETVKDAKMGVARRFFTESEYERLLEEEDGQKRADLFFRFWVLKESFMKATRQGMKLGMDEFEIGFDEQNRPVLLRQPAAFLEKYRYTEYNIEGTGAKMAVCTTAEVTAKEAKVVDFNHII, from the coding sequence ATGATCAGGACATATCTCGCTGATATCACACCGCTGCTTGAGCGGGACACATATGAACAGTGCTGCGGGCTCGTACCGGACTGGCGCAGGAGGAAGGCGCAGCGGATGAGATTTGCCGAAGGCAGAGCTCAGAGCATAGGGGCATGGCTGCTCCTGGAAGCGGCCAGAAAAGAGACGGGGGCCGGTGGATCGCACGTCTACAATCTGTCACATTCAGGCAGTTACGTCATGTGTGCCCTGAGCGATACGGCGGAGGCAGTGCGGGCCGGATGTGACATTGAGACGGTAAAAGATGCAAAAATGGGTGTGGCACGCCGCTTTTTTACAGAAAGTGAATATGAGAGACTGCTGGAGGAGGAAGACGGACAGAAGAGAGCGGACCTGTTCTTTCGTTTCTGGGTGCTCAAAGAAAGCTTTATGAAGGCGACAAGGCAGGGGATGAAGCTTGGTATGGATGAGTTTGAGATCGGCTTTGACGAACAGAACAGACCGGTGCTTTTGAGACAGCCGGCCGCTTTTTTGGAAAAGTACCGGTACACAGAGTATAATATAGAAGGGACCGGCGCAAAGATGGCGGTGTGCACAACAGCAGAAGTGACTGCCAAAGAGGCGAAGGTCGTAGATTTTAACCATATTATTTAA
- the aroF gene encoding 3-deoxy-7-phosphoheptulonate synthase → MIIVLKPNTKQEDVSRVEHLVKRRGLDTHIVVGQEMTIIGCIGDTTKIDAKLFEVDASVDKVMHVQEPYKLANRAFHPEDSVVDVSGVKVGRGHLALIAGPCSVESAQQVLEIAAAAKQSGANLLRGGAFKPRTSPYSFQGMGLDGLKILCEAKEATGLPIVTELMSPEHLDIFNEKVDLIQIGARNMQNFDLLKQLGQLDRPILLKRGLNATYEEWIMSAEYIMASGNENVILCERGIRTFETYTRNTLDLQSIPVLRKLTHLPVVVDPSHAGGKWWLVEPMAKAAIAAGADGLMVEVHNDPESALCDGAQSLKPQKYDELLREVTQIAKVIGKKI, encoded by the coding sequence ATGATTATCGTATTAAAACCAAACACCAAACAGGAAGATGTATCCCGCGTAGAGCACCTCGTCAAGCGCAGAGGACTTGATACCCATATTGTAGTCGGACAGGAGATGACCATTATCGGCTGTATCGGCGACACGACAAAGATAGATGCAAAACTGTTTGAAGTAGATGCCTCTGTGGATAAAGTCATGCACGTTCAGGAGCCCTACAAGCTCGCAAACCGCGCCTTCCACCCGGAAGATTCTGTTGTGGACGTATCCGGCGTGAAGGTCGGCAGAGGACACCTCGCTCTGATCGCGGGCCCGTGCTCCGTAGAGTCGGCGCAGCAGGTGCTGGAGATCGCCGCCGCGGCGAAGCAGTCCGGCGCCAATCTATTAAGAGGCGGAGCCTTCAAGCCAAGAACAAGTCCTTATTCCTTCCAGGGCATGGGACTTGACGGGCTCAAGATCCTCTGCGAGGCAAAAGAGGCCACCGGCCTTCCGATCGTAACAGAGCTTATGTCCCCGGAGCATCTCGATATCTTTAATGAGAAAGTAGACCTGATCCAGATCGGCGCCCGCAATATGCAGAACTTTGATCTGCTGAAGCAGCTCGGGCAGCTGGACCGTCCGATCCTCTTAAAGCGCGGTCTGAACGCAACCTATGAAGAATGGATCATGTCCGCGGAGTATATCATGGCGTCCGGCAATGAAAATGTCATTCTCTGTGAGCGGGGTATCCGCACATTCGAGACGTATACGCGCAACACCCTTGACCTGCAGAGCATTCCGGTGCTCCGTAAGCTCACCCACCTTCCTGTCGTCGTAGACCCAAGTCACGCAGGCGGAAAATGGTGGCTTGTAGAGCCGATGGCCAAGGCGGCCATCGCAGCCGGGGCGGACGGATTGATGGTGGAAGTGCACAACGATCCCGAGTCCGCGCTCTGTGACGGAGCGCAGTCGCTGAAACCGCAGAAGTACGACGAACTTTTAAGAGAAGTCACACAGATCGCCAAAGTGATCGGCAAAAAAATATAA